In the Deltaproteobacteria bacterium genome, GAAGGTGAACGTCACCGAGAACTGACGCCGCCGGAGTCTTTCCTTGACCAGACCCTTCCTTTTTGCCGCGGGTGTTGTCCTGCTCGTCGCCCTTTTCGGCGCGGGCTATCTGTGCGCGTTTCTGTGGACGCCGTACCAGGGACACCCGTCGGTAACCGAAATCGAGATCCGCAAGGGCGACTCGTTCGCGGCCATCACGCGGGAGTTGAGTGGCAAGGGAGTGATTTCCCAGTGGCGCCCGCTCGTGCTCTGGGCGCAGCTCCGTGGCGTGGACAAGAGGGTCCATCCCGGCCTGTACCGCTTCGAGGGGACCGTGTCCCCGGCGTCGGTATTGGCGCGACTCGTGGACGGCGGGAGCGTCCACTACAGGGTGACCATTCCCGAGGGCTTGACGGTCCGGCAGATCGCCGACCTGTTGGAGCGGCGGGGCCGGGTGTCGGCGGCGGAGTTTGTCGCCGCGGCGAAGGACCCCGCGCTGCTCGAGTCGTTGGGGGGCGACAGCGTGGAGGGCTACCTGTTCCCCGCCACTTACAAGCTCCCCGCGGTGACCACCGAGGAGCAGATCGTCGGGACGATGCTGGCGACCTTCGAACGCCGGTTTACCGCGGAGTTGGAGGCGCGCGGGCGCGCCA is a window encoding:
- the mltG gene encoding endolytic transglycosylase MltG; the protein is MTRPFLFAAGVVLLVALFGAGYLCAFLWTPYQGHPSVTEIEIRKGDSFAAITRELSGKGVISQWRPLVLWAQLRGVDKRVHPGLYRFEGTVSPASVLARLVDGGSVHYRVTIPEGLTVRQIADLLERRGRVSAAEFVAAAKDPALLESLGGDSVEGYLFPATYKLPAVTTEEQIVGTMLATFERRFTAELEARGRAIGMTRHQVVTLASIIEKEGGPHDEWSTVSAVFHNRLKRGMRLQSDPTVIYGLANFNGNLTRRDLRTPGPYNTYRISGLPPGPIANPGLAAINAALFPAAVDYLYFVSKNDGSHHFSATLREHNKAVDRYQRNGRARSRKVASP